A window of Equus przewalskii isolate Varuska chromosome 6, EquPr2, whole genome shotgun sequence genomic DNA:
TAACTAGTTCTGGGCTACATACTGTGCATGTTTTCTCCTCAAAGGCAAACATGCTCAAACAGCAAGCTTGCCAACTGACTTCCTGTGAGTTGGAGCCTGCAGGTGCTCTAGGCATCCCTTCGCAGCTAAGGCCACGACAATCAGGAGGAGATGGTACAACCAATGTCTTGAGTCCCAAAGGAGAAGAGGCTTTACATAAAGGTGAAGGAGCCATGGAAGCCATAATGGGGAATAAGAaagctctcctccctccccctttgccCTCAACCTATATATACCCTTAAGTGTCTATCTTCATAACTAAGTCTTGGCAAAGGTACTTATTATAAAATTGTCTCAGTcaattcaggctgctataataaaataccacagagcGGGTAgtttgtaaacaacagaaatttatttcacatggttctggaggctgggaagtccaagatgaagctGCTAGCATGGTCAAATTTTGGTGAGGACTTTCCTCTCGGTTCATAGCTGGTGCCTTCTTgtcgtgtcctcacatggtggaagggatctctgtggggtctcttttataagaacactaatcccatttatgagggctccacccttatgacctaagcacctctcaATGGCCCCAGCTCCTAATAGCTTcacattaggatttcaacatattaatttgagggggacacaaacattcagaccatagcaaaaATGAATACAGTAATCTTCAAAATGcactttttaaatctgctttccTCTCAAGTGGCTGCCATATCTTTGCCCTGTTTTCCCTTTTCATTGTCACCAAACTTCTCAAGTTGTTTTTATGGTGTCTGCTTTTGTCTCTCTCAAGACTGCTCTGTCAGAGGTCAACAGTGGAACACTCTAATTTCCAAGTCCAATGGCCAAAGATACTCATTAAACCACTACTCTGGAGCCTGGCCAACATTAGGTTCTGAGAATACAAATATTATCTAGTATCTGCCCCTAGAACTCACAATCTCCtgagggagacagacacaaaTAGATGTTTTGACACCCGCTTCTCCTGGATTTTGACATACCAGTGTTGTAGTTGTAGTCTTTGTTTTCACCCTTCTCAAAGGGCTtcgctttctgtctctgtctcactttTGAATGTTGGCTCTATCCTaggccttctttttctctcattctgtattttttgtttgggAAATCTCATCTAGTCCAGTTGCTTCAATTCCCATGTATGTGTGTGACTCTCACACCTTATTGCTATCTTACATATattctctgacctccagaacaaCAGTTCACAAGACGGCTTCTTAATACAAATACGTCTACAACAAAGTTCATCACAGTAATCTCAGTCTGCTTCTCCTCTGCTATCCTCATTCTCTGTGAATGGAATTACTCCACCCAACTGCCCAAGTAGAAACTTGGTGTCATCCTTGACTCTCAATTTCTCCCTCTACCTCATGTAATCACACACAATGTCTAGTCTATTCTGTCTCCTCTATAGCTGTCCAATCTGTCAgcttctctccagcccctctgcctctggcctAGTCTAATCTTCCATCAACTCCCCTTTCCTTCACTAGCCTCCTATTCAGTTGCCTTGCTTCTAGTCTTGCCCATCTAACCAATCTTCCAGTCTAATGCAAGAATgagctttctaaaatgtaaatctgatccCTTTTCTCCCTATTTAAAAATCCTTGAGTGGCTTCCCCTGGTCTTCAGGATAAAACCCAAGCACTTTATCATGTCTTACAGGGCCCTTTGTAACTCGATCTTGCCTGGCTTTCCTGCTTCATTTCCTCCACTTCTTCCTCAAATCCTAAATCCCAGCTGTACCAAATTACTTACTTGGAATTTCTCAACCACTGCATACTGTTTCATAGTTCAGTGCATTTATACTGCAGATCttgctgcctggaatgccctcgcAACTGACTTCTCTCCCCTATGCTTGATGAATACATACTCGTTCTTCAAGTTTCAGCCCTAGCATTGCTTCCTCTGAAAAGTTCTGCACTGACCTCCTCCTTTCTTGGTACTCCAGTATGCCTTGTGCACACCACTTTCATAGTACGTGTCTTACTATGTTATACTTGTTTATGATCTGTCCCTCCAATTGGCCTGTTGAGTCCCTGTATTCTCTATATTAGTACAGTGCTTTGAAAGGAGATGGAAGATGCTTGCTAAGTtcatttgataattattttttgaatgccTCCTATGCACAAGGAAGATACTGTACTAGGTACTGTGATGAATTTTGCAGGTTCTTTCCTCTCTTCAAGGCaatttctcagtctccttcacaGGTTCTGTATCCTGTCTGCTCCCTAATGTCTGACCTCAGCCTCCTTtccctctacacacacactcTGAGTCATCTCATCCATTTCCTTAGCTTTAATTGCTGACAACTCCCAAATCTGTTCTTCCAGCAAAGAACTTTTTCCTAAGTTCCATATGCTtccaggcatctcaaactcagcacATACAAAACTGAActatttttccttctgggataaaagaaaaagataattacaaGAAAGCTTCTGAGGGCATTTTAAGGAAAAGCATTTGGAAATTAAGTCAGGACAATGGCATTAAGTTTTCAGTGACATCCCTAGGTACAGCTTTTGCATTTTCATCTCCTTGAAGTGCAGAGCAGTAAAACTCCTTTAATGCTCTGCTTCCCATGCTGGGCTACACAGTGGTGCGCCAAGGTATATGTGAAGTACAGTGTAAACAAGGCTCATCTTTCCAGAGCATCAATTTTGAtagaagtttgtgtgtgtgtgtgtgtgatgtacaACATTTAACTTGTAAGaactaaaaacattatttttatatgaaacaGATATATTGtggaacagaattcaaaatgtCATAAAAGTTTAAACTTCTTCCCTcaaaatataagcagagagaCCATTTCTATTATTAGAGCATCTCAAATTGAACTCCAAAGTCATGTCCCAGAGTCAGAGGAGAGCTAGGATATGCCCATGCAtttcagggcagggagaggaaagcCGTAAGCGTACAGACCTTACCCAGTAGTGAACAATGGGCAATCAGCTTTGCAGGAAGTTCTTTTTCAATGAAGCAGGAGGAAACTAGGGAAGGGAGGAGTCTGTGAGCCCAAAATGCAGAGCTAGGCTGAGCAACTTAGTACAACACACTGATTCAGTCAATAGACATTTACAGATGCATATTTTGTCCTGTTCTCTACTGGGTGGCTTGAGAGTGAATTAGATATGTCCCTTATTCTCAAGGAGTTCACTGTCTAGTGATGGGTGCCGAAAAATGTAATTGCGCCATTGCTACAATGAAGGATGTACAGTGTGAAATTAGACCACTGGAAAAGTGCCTACTTTTGCTTGAGGAATTCAGTGAATACTTCCACAAAAGAGGCATCATTTCAGCTTTTGGCTAAGTCTTGGAAAATGTataggtgttttctgtctgtagGTAGGTTagaaatatttcaggaaattGGAATATGAAATGTGGGAGAAATAAATTAGACACGTGCTTTCATTCTTGAGTCATTATGAGCACGTAAGTCTCTGGAGAGGAAGAAGCCCATTTCTTTAGCCCTGGTATACTCAGTAGTGTAGCTTAGCACTGTCCCTGCAAACAGCACCATGTTTATTGTTTTGTAAAGCTCAGCCAGAGTTGAGTATGCCACGGACAACATGTCGCTTACTCTACctcatttaataaacatatattgagcacctgttatgaATCAGGTTCTATGATAGGAAGAGAGTTATTCATAAGAGAGTCCCAGTTCCTGGCTTTAGCTCAGTTGAATGAAGGAGCCAGTCAAGCAGACAGGCAATTGCCGTAGAGTGTGATGAATGCTTTGATAGGTGTATGCCCAGAGGACTACTAACAACTGCACACAGGAAAGGACCTAGCCCTATTTGGAGGGTGACATGGAGTTTGGAGAAGGCCTCAAAAAAGTAACttctgagcagagacttgaatgaAAGGAAGGAGGTAACTTGCAACAGGGCAAGCATTTTAGTAGAGGCAATATCGTGCATGAAAGTATGATATATTCAGACAATAAGTAGTTTCTATGAAGGGTGGCAGCAGATAATGGTAGGAGGAGGCTGAGAGGTGGCTGAGACTGGGCCATAGGCCTTTCTGTCATGATATAAGTCTGGATTTTACCCAGCAAAGGCAATAGTGAGCCACTGTAATGCTGGTTGAGATGAGTGTTTTTCAAAGACCAGGTTATATTCCATTAGTGAGTTGTAAAATCAATTTAGTGAATTGGAACTAGCATTTTAAGAAAGCGAACTAGAAAAGAGTAGACATTAGTGTGCATCATTTTTGTAAAGGTAAATAATGTTTTGTATGCTTTTGTTTCAATTATATATACATGTGAATATTATGTCCTGatgtaaaatgttttttgatCTGTGGGTCATAGtgaaaaaatttttgataaacaCTAAAGGTTCAATGGTAGAAATTAATATGTCAGACTACTTTTGGTAGCAATTAACAGAAAACCCAGGCTCAAATGGGAATAATCACTAAAGATTATTACTATACAGCTTCTTTTAGTTGTTCTGACCTGCCATTCTCTGTCATCTTCAGCCTAAAATGACTTCCCTGTAGCACTCAGAATAACGAGCTATCTTATTCTTATACAGAAGAATAGAGCCTGGATCCTCACTACCTCAAACTAGTTTAGGCCTGCCTATCCTTGAACCCATTAATAGCAACGAGATGGAAATACTATGACTGCCTTAGACTAATCTAGAGTGGATGTTTGGGAACCAACCCACTGTAGGGAACTGTAATGTAATGCGGTAAATTCAGTGCATTATGGAAATATTGTCGTGGCACCTAGGTTCACAAAATAATAAACCTAGGAGTGAGGATGGTCAGAGGAGCCACCCAGGAGATGCCAAAAGTTTGTTTACAAGTTAGGTAGGTAAAAGGGGGAGGGTTCTCTGGGTAGTAGAGACTGCAGGAACAAAGATGGTAAGGGGAACTGTGCATAGGGACACAGTCAAAATATGTCCTTCCATGCTTCTGGAGCATAAAATTAGAGGCAAGAGAAGTAGCTGGAGTAGTGAGCAGATGCCTAGTCACAAGGGGAGTCATGGTAAGGAATCTGGAGTCTTTCTCCATAGGAAAGGAACAGCCATTGGTGATCATCAAGCAGGGAATTAAGAGATCAGATTTCTATCACTATGGCTGCAGTATGGAGGGAGGCACTTTAGGAGGCCGTTGCAGTAGGCCAGGATAAAGATGTCTTGGATTTCAGACTAGGGAGAGAGGTGAGTGCAGATTTGAGAAACATtatggaaataaaatcaaaatgaccTGTTAATTTGACCGTAGATGAGTGTAAGGCAAGAGTCCCTGGCTTTAGTAGTTGTCTCCCTCTGGATATTGGGCTTACACTGTCACTGATCTGTTAGGATAGAGTAAGTTTATTATCTTTTGAAGGGAGTGAGCATAACTTTGTCAGCCTTAAAGTAAAGAACTGGAACTCAAGACAGAGAACCTTTCAAAGTAAAGATGGAATTCCAATTATCTGGGCCCCTCTCTTGGGGGTCTGGAATTTATTAGAGGTGCCTAGATGGACTTGAGGGCATATTCCACCAACTGAGGGGAAAAGTCATCATTTAGAGGCCAGATTAGTAAAAACTGATacattgtttatttctcttgtgtTACCCCTGAGCcttcagtaaatgttttaggaTTCATGTACTCTTATTTGGGCCAAAATATTAAAGAGGATGCAGTGTTCCTTGAGGTCACTGTGGCATTGGGAGTGGCCCATTAGATTGTGAGCTCCTTCATGGCAAAATTGTTTCTTCTCATCTCTATCTCTCTAGTATCTAGCCCAGGGCCTAACATATGGTGAACACTTGATAAAGATTATATCCCTAGTGCCTAAAATGATGCTGGGTACTAGCAGATACTTAATAAGCACTTAGGGAACTGCTGAAAGCCGCTAAGGGAGGTACATTTCTGGGAGCTAAGAGGAAAAGCTATGAGTCTGGCCATAACTTACTTATTACCAATACTTAAagatgtggttttaattttaaggaaagtGCTTTCTCCAGGAGTCAAGAATAACTCCAAGATGTCCAGCTGAGGTGAATGTTCACATCAAGAAGACAGGAAAGGGATGAATTTTTGGGGGAGAAGATTCAGAGTTGTAggtttattcaataaatgctttgaGTGTCTACTGTATGTCACTCAAAATATGTCAGAGCTTTCTGGCAATAGTGTGAAGGACAAACTggagtagaaagagagagatggagaaccCTGTTGGGAGCAGATGAGTCTCAGATTAGAGCAGCTGTATTGAAATAGCAACTGAAGCTCAGATCCATCTGCTAGACCACTGACTCCTACACCCTCACCCTTATCATCTCAAACAATGGATAGATTTGGTGGGCTAAATACACTCTGAGGGTCGAACCTAACAAAAGCTCTTCTTTCTACTCTACTAGGGATATGCGACTGTCAGGCCCTGCTATCAAGTGTTCAGGCAGGGATGATAGCCCCAAGTCTTCCCACAACTACCACCCTAGTCAAGCCTCTGAGCCTGAGGGATGGGCAGCTTGGCTGGGCCAAGTCTGGCTTCACAGTAATTAGTAGATATAAACGAGCTTCCTACTTCTCATATGCTCTGGCCATTCTGAAGCCGGATTTCCCTTTTCTGAGTTCCCACAGAGGCCCAGATTTCATAACAATAAAAACTTCCAGGAAATCCCCAGCAGGTCTAACTTCCTAATCGTCCTCCTACTTCAGCCCTCTCCTTGACACCTCCCTCCCCGCAACTCCCACCCCAAGAGGAAGGAGCTTATCCTGGAGTCCAATATGCTCTGCAGAATGCTTCTACCCCCTTGGCCAGGATGGTGGTACATCTGAGTTCTCACATCCTCTCCTCTGAGGCCCATTCAGGGCTTGAGGCGAGCACATGAAGGTAATATGTGATCCTGCCTAGAAACAGAGCAATGGTTGTAGTGTTTCTTGAAGGTTCGTAGGGTACCAGATTACTATGCAAGGTTCACTTTTGGATGTTCACTCTCCTACCCAGGTCAGGAAATAATCTTTCTCTAAGAAATCCCAGGGGCTCAGTCTCTAGGCTAGATGTCAAAACTCAATTACCTTTTGGGGGTCAGTTTGGAATTATAGGACACATGCCCCATAAACTggcattaagaaaaacaaagctgtgCAAACCAAATACAACCCAGATAAgagccagaaacacatgctgtgAATTTACTATCACACAAGGATTGAGCATTTGGCTAGTTCTCATTCTCCAGAAtcccaaagggagaaaaaaaattggtttaCATATACTCATAGAAGGAATTTTATCTATTGTGCCAAGAGAGGGTTATCTGGCTCCCCAGAAGATTCTGGGCTCCATTAAGTTGTCCATTTTAAAACTCTAGCTTCAGTTCTTCTCAGAGATTAAAAGtactccaaaggcctgtgatcaTGGGCACTGATGAGGGCCATATCCTCTTTGGCTCCAGTTAAATCCCTGGTGTTTGGGCTGCGTGGGAGCTGTGGATGCTTGCTTTCTGGTCCTGCCGCAGCCCCTGCAGCAGCTGGTTCAGGAGTGTAAGGTTGCTGTCTCTgcgaggcaggggcaggggtggaagGCAGTTCCCTTTATACTCGATCACCGCCATCTTGGCCCGATCCTGCTTACTCCGATTTGGGATCTGCAGCATTCTCGTGTAGCCCCCATTCTGACCTTGGTACCGAGGGGCCAGTACTTGAAACAGCTTTGGGATCAAGTCTTTCTCCTAGAGGGGGAGAGTTATTCAGGAGAGAGCAGAGTCAGGCACCACTGCAGAGACATTTAACTTTGAGCACTCCTAAAGATAgggtacaaacacacacacacacacagacctccCCCACCAACTAATGTGACAGAGTCAAAGTTACACAGTGGGGTGTGTTATAGGCAGTTATGCAGATTCATATTCACATCGAATTCAACTAACTTAGGACACACATTTCTAATTTAGTTCACAACATTTGTCCACAAGTACTTAGCTTAATTTTTCCCAGTCCTTCTTCCTCTAACAACCCCTCTCCCTCAGGGAGCAAAGGGTGAGATTTGGGAGGCAGACAGGATGCACTCACCGTGAGCCAGAAGTCAGCCATGCGCATGGCTCTTTCGTTGGTGTCTCCCAGCTTCCCATAGTCGATGAGCTGTCAGGACATAACATCACTGATCCAACCCGAGCAAAAAACGAGGCGCCAATCTTACTTCTCTAATGCCAGACCTCAACCCATTCATTCCACTAGTAACGCATCTCTCTAATTCAGGCCACCCCCAACTCCGCAGCCCTCACCAGTTTTCCATTTGAGGCGCCGGGGTAGCAGGCTCAGCTCAGGGTGGTAGGGAATTCAGACTTTGGGCTGGGCTTACCAGGGCGGACCCCGCCCCCTCGGGCCAGACCCACTCGCAGCACGAGAGGGCCCCGCCCCTCACCTTCTCGGCATAGCCCCTCATCTCGTCCACGCGTGCCCATGACGCCTCGATGCGTTCGTGTCGCACCAGTCCCGTAAGCAAGTTACGCAACATATGGATGCGGGACTCGGGACCAAGGCCCAGGCGGCGGAATACGCGGCCATGGGAGATGGCGGCTGCGACCGAGAGCCGCATGGTCCCAACTTCTCCCCGCCCTTGTGAGGCCGGAACTGGAAACTCGTGGGGAGATACTGCGGGGAGGCGAATTTGAGAGGACGCATGCGCCGTAGCCAGGCGCGTGGAGGACGTGTTTGCGCATGAGTATCAGAGCCTGCCTCGTTGGCAACCTGAGGGAGGGCGGAGAAGGGGTGTTGACCTCTTCCCGAGGAGGCGAGCGGGGTGGCTTTCGGGCACCACCAACGCTCCCTGTGGGGCCGAAGAACCCGGCGCCCCCTAGCGTGGCATGAGCCGGCCATCAGGTTTCTCTTGTGCTGCGTCAGTCATCCTGCGGCCTGCAGGGCTATGGGAAGCCCCGCCGCGGAGCCTGCTGGGAAAGTGAGTATCTGGAGGAGAAAGGCGCCCAGGGCGTCGTGGTCCTGTAGGCTGCCCGGCCGGGAGCGGGGGGCGAGCTGGCATGTCGGATCCCGTGAGCGcatcattttttaacaaaattattttaagtagtaatggtgaaatgaaacaaataacgATGATGCTGAAAATGCAGAtagtgaaaattttcttttgttgaagtCCGTGTAGTCCCTGTTAAAGGAAAATTGCAGCACTCGAAGGAAAAGTAATGGATTAACACAtccgctgccagtcctcctctttttgctgaggaaaactggccctgagctagcatctgtgcccatcttcctctactttatatgtgggacgcctaccacaacatggcttgacaagcggtgcacaggtccacacccggattcaaacaggcgaaccccaggcggctggagcagaacgtgggaacctaactgctgcaccagcagGCGGGACCCTGGATTGATACTTTTTAATTACATcggtgtatttttcttttaaagggagaAAGCATACTTACGTATTTTTGTGTTAAAGAAGTGTACAATAACATAGTTGCTATTTTTGAGCCTTAATGCCTGCAAATTTGCAATGACGTTGTCAAGTTGCTCCTTGTTATGGGTTGCATTGTGTCCCCCTTAAAAGGGGTGTTAAGTCCTAACCTCCCCAGTCTCCTTTGCCACCCCCCTTCCCCAACTTCCGAATATGACCTTATGTGGAAATAGGGTCATatcagatgtaattagttaagatgaggtcatatgggAGTAGGGTGGACACCGAATTTCAAAATCATTGGTGTCCTTGTAAAAAGAACCCATGTGGAGAAGCAGAGTCAGACATACAgggtgaagacagagacacagggagaactcAGTGTGACCAAGAAGACAGAGATCAGAGTTATGCATTTGGGAGCCAAGAATCACCAAGGATTTCCAGCTAACACATAAGAGCAAGGTAtagaacagattcttccctagatCCTTCAGAGAATGCATGGCCCAGCTGACAcgttgattttggacttctagccttcagaactgtgagacataaatttattttgttttaagctgtGACACTTTATTGTAGAAGCCCTAGGGAACTAATACTCTCCTCTTCTCATATTCGTGTTCAATAGAGAGCATACTTAGATTTGTCACTTTTTCGCTCACAGGGTGATCAGAGAATGCTTCTtgtcaattttaattttgaagtttcTGTCATCTGAAGCAACAGCTATATGAATAGTTAGGAAAAGTGTTAAACATCCGGATGTGTGGGCAGAGATTTATGTAAATCGCACTTCACAATAAATTCTAGAAATTACAATATTGTCTGTGTCTTATTTCTTTGGGATCAGTTCTTGCAGCTTTCAATCATCtccacaattaaaaatttcacTAAAACGTTGTCATCAGAAAATTcatcataaatttctgttggtagAAACTATTTCTATTggtgaagattttcttctttgcaaaagtcagagaaaatgaGCATTGACACTGACATTATTTGATCTGTTGCTTTAGAAAGAATGTCCACTTGGTGAAAACATACAGCCTCACACAttgtccttctttatttttttgggtGTGCAAGATCATCGtctcttgtctctttttctgGCAGTCTTCAAAACTGGGTTCTTTTTTCTATGtcagtttccttacttttttaaaaatttttcctattttctcccaaagcccctcgggtatatagttgtgtatttttagttgtgagtccttctagttgtggcatgtgggatgccgcctcagcatggcttagatgagtggtgccatgtccgcacccagaattcGAATTGGCAAAATCCTGGTCCGccaagcagagcgcacgaacttaaccactcgaccatggggccagccccttccttagGTTTTATTGTTGCATAGTAATGGCTTTCTCCACAACTTCTGTGGATTGGTGTTCAAGGAACAGTTTTAAACCTTAATGTTTTACTGTATGTTGTTCAAGCCTTACTCTGGCTGTTTGCAAAAATTTCTGTGTCTGCTCTCATCTGAAACTTCACCTTAATAAAGAAAGataactcagaaaagaaaaaatctcataCAACtaaaactgtttattttaaatttactatttaaaaGCTGAGCTATGTTCTACCACAAAAGTTGGAGTCCCAAAATGCACCTGAAGTGAGCTTGAAAGATCATAAATTCTTATGAATTTACTATGAAAAGTAATGTATCTTTGTGTAACTGATAGTTCTTCAAATTAACTTCCATGtagaacaaaacattttttagtgggttagtttaaaaaagagataatttgaagcctacatatatattattataattcaaCATTAACTGTAGCAATTGT
This region includes:
- the MRPL17 gene encoding large ribosomal subunit protein bL17m; amino-acid sequence: MRLSVAAAISHGRVFRRLGLGPESRIHMLRNLLTGLVRHERIEASWARVDEMRGYAEKLIDYGKLGDTNERAMRMADFWLTEKDLIPKLFQVLAPRYQGQNGGYTRMLQIPNRSKQDRAKMAVIEYKGNCLPPLPLPRRDSNLTLLNQLLQGLRQDQKASIHSSHAAQTPGI